In Pristiophorus japonicus isolate sPriJap1 chromosome 2, sPriJap1.hap1, whole genome shotgun sequence, one genomic interval encodes:
- the LOC139228961 gene encoding general transcription factor IIE subunit 1-like, producing MGDQKVITEVPAALKRLAKYVVRGFYGVEYSLTLDILIRYPCVKEDDLQQLLKFEKKQLRSILNTLKSDKFLKSRIRVETNADGKSSRHNYYYINYKLLVDVVKYKLDIMRRKIETDERNSSTRSSFKCPLCFSTFSDLEVNHLFDPCTGNFNCTYCQTEVEEDASAIPKRDARTLLASFNEQIEPIYALLHETEDIALPHELLEPQPTEIPELALSQEQNIHCLTNKAYPERWSNKAVCNDLYEQNIVVNVQESDSKTKRKPAKSVKPQPIWMATSTVEGASLETSVEHTAPEILDQHTNSQSKTLNYEVIKTLLIHEKKTSAGATFTSNANPSEPDSETSESEEESKNAKPPAKLDLQKEEDEFELEKPTIMVAGKPRLYSEVSQHPELVSLMTEEERESYISTCQEMFHLMYD from the exons ATGGGAGACCAAAAAGTGATTACCGAAGTTCCTGCAGCTTTAAAACGTTTGGCAAAATACGTAGTGCGTGGATTCTATGGGGTGGAATATTCCCTCACCCTTGACATTCTCATTCGCTATCCCTGTGTGAAGGAGGATGATTTGCAACAACTACTGAAGTTTGAGAAGAAGCAGCTCCGATCTATTCTCAACACACTTAAATCTGACAAGTTTCTTAAAAGTCGAATAAGAGTTGAAACAAATGCTGATGGGAAGAGTTCTAGACATAATTACTATTACATCAACTATAAACTACTAGTAGATGTAGTCAAATATAAGCTGGACATTATGCGCCGAAAGATTGAAACAGACGAGAGAAATTCAAGCACAAGATCTTCTTTCAAATGTCCACTCTGTTTCAGCACATTCAGCGATTTGGAAGTCAATCATTTATTTGACCCTTGCACAG GCAATTTTAACTGCACTTACTGTCAGACTGAGGTAGAAGAAGATGCCTCTGCAATACCTAAGCGAGATGCTCGAACTCTTCTAGCATCATTTAATGAACAGATTGAACCAATTTATGCACTTTTACATGAAACTGAAGATATTGCTCTTCCACATGAGCTTCTGGAACCGCAACCAACTGAGATTCCAGAACTGGCACTAAG ccagGAGCAGAATATACATTGTCTTACAAATAAAGCTTATCCAGAAAGATGGTCAAACAAAGCCGTTTGCAATGACCTCTATGAACAAAACATTGTGGTAAATGTCCAAGAATCTGATTCCAAAACTAAAAGAAAACCTGCAAAGTCTGTTAAACCACAGCCCATCTGGATGGCCACAAGTACTGTTGAGGGAGCTAGTTTGGAGACTTCAGTTG AACATACTGCTCCTGAAATTCTTGATCAACATACAAATTCACAGAGCAAGACTCTAAATTACGAGGTTATAAAAACACTACTTATTCATGAGAAAAAAACATCAGCTGGAGCAACCTTCACTTCAAATGCCAATCCGAGTGAACCAGACAGTGAGACCAGTGAATCTGAGGAGGAGTCAAAGAATGCAAAACCACCTGCAAAATTAGACCTCCAGAAAGAGGAAGATGAGTTTGAGCTAGAGAAGCCTACAATTATGGTTGCTGGAAAGCCCCGTCTCTACAGTGAAGTTAGTCAACATCCTGAATTAGTATCTTTGATGACTGAAGAAGAACGAGAGAGTTACATTAGTACTTGCCAAGAGATGTTCCATTTAATGTATGATTAA